TACTAAGCAAATGGTTTCAATGGGCCACCAAGCTAGTGGAGCTCTTGAACTTTGGAATTATCCAGTGTGGATGAGAGATCTTATTGCCCAAGATGTTGATGGAACTGATAGGCCACATCATATTGACCTTGCAGCCCTTGAAAGTAAGTTTATTTTCTATTACGTACAATcagaatatcatcaataaaatctggctttattattaataattatttgttgAATAATTAGTTCTTTTCcaataatcaataaattaattatattttgatggcAGTTTATAGAGATAGAGAAAGAAGTGTTGCTAGGTACAATGACTTTCGAAGAGGAATGCTACAAATTCCTATTTCGAAATGGGAAGATTTGACGGATGATGAAGAAGCAATCAAAACACTTCGTGAagtatatgatgatgatatagaAGAGTTGGATTTACTAGT
The sequence above is a segment of the Solanum stenotomum isolate F172 unplaced genomic scaffold, ASM1918654v1 scaffold24736, whole genome shotgun sequence genome. Coding sequences within it:
- the LOC125851343 gene encoding alpha-dioxygenase PIOX-like; translation: MEEVVGSKGKENLSRIGFTKQMVSMGHQASGALELWNYPVWMRDLIAQDVDGTDRPHHIDLAALEIYRDRERSVARYNDFRRGMLQIPISKWEDLTDDEEAIKTLREVYDDDIEELDLLVGLMAEKKIKGFAISETAFNIFLLMAIRRLEADRFFTSNYNEETYTKKGLEW